From the genome of Solanum dulcamara chromosome 12, daSolDulc1.2, whole genome shotgun sequence:
ATTGTAAAGAACATAGGCCTTAGGTGGTCTTAATTCAATCCCAGAATCTAGCTCTTGAGGTAAGGATTGTCCAAAAACATATAAGGAGACAACAACCCTTACTCAACTAATGTGGGACTCTTACACCCCCTTCCCCTTCCCTGACAAGCTTGACATTTGGAGTGTGAACAACACAATAACCTAGCATTGAGTAATATAATAACATTGATGAGCCTGCCTCTGATGCCATGTAATGAAATAGATGTTGAGACTAATTCAAGCCCAAAATTAACTCATGAGGAACGTTGAGCCTAATTCAAGCCCAAAAATTAACTCATGAGGAAACCAATGTGAGAAGACAATAACCCGTACCATCAAGCAACGTGGGACTGTAGCACATATGAATGTCCACTAAAACTTGATTACCTAAAATATTGTTGCTTTGGTGCATTCTAATGTGATAATGATCTATGCCGGCCTCAGTACTGGGACATGAGCTCATTACAGGCTGCATTGCCAAGTGACGAGATGCCAACTTCCTTTATTGGTGGTGTGACCGAATCATGGTTTCCCCAGAACCCAGCAACAACTTATGTTCCTGCTGGACAGCATGGTACGTGATGTTTACTTTTCCAAGAAGTCCTTTCTTCTGGCAAATTTTCAGCCTCTCAATATATGGCCTTTCTCTGTAGGTACATTATTTGTTTCTGCACAACCAGCTGGCAATCAAATATCGTGAGTCATTctactttttccattttttgcTGTAAACATATGCAAAGATTTTCTAGTGAAATCTTTTTTTTATCAGCAATATTAGCTCTCTACTTGCTAAACTATAACTTAATGCACAAGTTCTCTACTATGTAGATGCTTGAACAGGTTTGACACTTCGACAGGCTTTCcacttaatttctattttgttcTTGTGTGGTTGTTTAGGATTAGATGATATCTGCTGTCTGGTGGGAATTTTGTGTCTCCACAAGAATGCTGGTGCTGTTAAATTGTTTATGATGATACGTTCAGAAGTACAGTTTACATACAAGAAGTAGATGGTGATTGTTAGATGCTGCGGGAATCTGGTGACAGTTCGTGTTGTCACCAGATTTTTTGTGGTAGATCAGTGTCCGGCTGCTGAATTTAATAGCAGGGACATATATTGTGGTTAAAATGACTATGAAGGTCTTAGAGCTGATACTGTTTCTGTTAAGAAGAAATCTTACTTTGTTCcttcttttttgagtttcatagcTTTTTCGAAGTTCAAGCGTAATTAAACAAGGTGTTTCCCTTGTATCATTCAGAATCTAGTGTTGTGATTAAGGGACAAAGTAGACTTATGGATAGGATGATGGAAGGAGAATCCGAGGGGCTTGAGATAGGTGGTGATGGAAGAAGAAGTATGACTGTATCCTCACTGTAAGGTTTTCTATCTTTTAGGTATACCTTGTATGGTGGGAGTGGGTGGGGGGTTTGCCCTCTTTTTATGTAATTTATTACTTTATCTAAAGGAAAAGAACTTCAGCGTCTACCTGAGGCAGTAGTATGGTATGAAGCAGTCTCAGGATTACATATACTGAATAGGTTTGGTGCAGATTTATGGGTGCAAGGTAGCTACAGTACAAACAATATATGTGTGTCTACCATTTAGATAAAGACCCGTGGACTGTGGTAGTTTGTGGACGAAAAGAAAATACACATCTTAGGGAGGGAGGGTTATGGAAGTCTTTGTTTGTATGCCGAAAATGCTGCAACTAGATTGGAGAAACTGATTCGAGATTTCTAAAGGGAGGGAAAGGAGAAGAAATTTCATCTCTGGTAGAATGTAAAAGGACAACTGTTCACACTTGGTGGGGCTTGTGAATTCGCATCTTCAAGGTGGCACTTCTGGAATCGTGCTGGCTTTCTCAAGAGGAGAATATTTATGGAAGGGTAATATCTTCGAAATATGGGTTAGTAGATAATTAATTGTTATAGGGTGGGGCAGATTGCCATTTTAAAAATTTGGTTGTAGGGTGGGGTAAATTCTTATAGAGTGAGTTTGTATAAGGTGGAATACATATGGGAAGAGAAGGTTTGGAGATGTACTAGAAATGATGTGGGTCATTGTTACTAGAGTACAGTTCTATAAAGGTGTATGGTTTTGGGGGACATCCTTGGAGAACACATATCTGCAAGTTTGTAGTCTTTATCCATGGCACCCATCACTTGAAACTGGATGATTGGGGTATCATGTGGAATTCACTTGAAATGGGATGACTGGGTGATCATGTGAGATAAATTTTTTAGGAAGACCATCGCAGATTGGTGTTTTCCTTGGGAGAAATAGGTGATGAGTTGATGTGGTGGGGGGTGGGTCTGGAATCCCTTACAGAAAATTGTATTACATGGAGTGGGCAGAACTGGCAATAAGAGGGAGGTGCTTAAGAAAGCCTGGAATATTTTGTTGCTGAAgcgtgtatgtgtgtgtgtgttttgtgGCTGCTTGGTGTGATGTGCAGATGCCATCTTAAAAGCAGATAACTTGAGAAAGAGAAACTACCTTTTTAGGAGTATGGCTGTAcctaaatataagaaaaaggtAATGTGAAAATTGCCATAGGATGAGAAAatgttggtttttttttttggacgGGGAAGCAAAAAAGGGTTGAAAGTGTCTCTTAACAGATTGAAATgactttcaattattttattaagcATTGAGGGACTTTAAATAGCCAAAACATAAAACACATAATctgcataatttgaaatttaaaacaacttaaaatatctcaacaactCAAACAAGCtaactaaaattcaaaattcaaaattcaaattcatttaaactaaaCAACTTATTTTGCTAAACTACTCCAATAACTAAAAGCAAATTTCAACATTGCTCCTTTGCTTTAGTTACTGCAATTTAAAAAATGCCCCtcctcaatttttattttggtagttgatgccgaatctcttttcattatttttgaacttgcaaaatttcttcttttttctttttcttcttttgattttgtGCTTCATAAACACCTTCCATGACATTGTCTTGTGTAGAAGTTCTTTTGAAAATGCTTTTATTTGGACAATTGTAGGATTTGCAAAGtattgttgtaaatatttttcttccatCACAACAACACATATGGCATAGGTTGTAAAATATGATTTCATTTTTACCGACCAAATCTGATAGTTTTTGTCAGTGAAACTTTTCTGGACATTCAAAGAGAGACTGCTGCTTGACATCGATATTTGTTGAAAATAGCCATACGCTTTGAAAATAAGCACGGGTTGAAAAGGGTAACCTTGATGGGTTAAACTGGGTAGCCCTGACGGGTTAAAAATGGTATGATAGTTCTTTGAAAAAACTCACAGATCCCGTAAGATCAATAAGACTCTTGATACCACTATTGGTTTTTTTAAAACATGAGGCAGCAAAAAAGGGTTGAAAATGTCTCTCAATGGATTGAAATGTCTTTCAATTgcttttcaataattttattaagcATTGAGGGACTTTAAATAGccatcataaaacacataatctgcataatttgaaatttaaaaccacctaaatatctcaacaactcaaacaacctaactaaaattcaaaattcaaattcatttaaactaaaCAACTTATTTTGCTAAAAATTACTGTAGTAACTAAAAACAAATTTCAACAGAAAATTGCCCCTTTAAGCTAGTCTATTTGGTTAATCCTAGTAGATGCCATTCAAAGAGGAAGCTGTTTTAGTTAAAAATGTATTAGGTACTCTTTGAGCAGTCAATGAGTGAAGCCTGCACTGTGGTAATTTAGCAAGTATTTAGTTTTAATGTTAGCTCGTTTGGTAGAAGCTTAATTGAGCTGCACTTAAATGAGTTGCAAAACATCTGTTTTCTCAATGTTGGCAGGGAAGTAGCGGAGTAGTGCCCAAACAATCACCCATGATTCAAGACAAGACATCTCCTGGTTGCTTAAATAAAATGGAGTTATTAttagatcttttttttttcaggaaaaaagtaaaaatataaagaaagcCTTGCTAATCATTCAATGTGTGCTTGACTTATTCATTTGTTTTGAAAGATCAAAGAGATCCTTTTATGAGAAGTCCACTAATTCAAGCTCTAGTAAATATGCATGTCGGATAGTTTCAAACATCTTGAAGAGTTTGCTTTCTGTGTAATGCAGTTGTGGATTGCATCAATTATCTTTTAAAGATTCAAGCGTTCACTAGATTGTTCCTTGTGCAGGAATGTGTCGACACATGGGCAAGTTGCTCCTATTGGCGGAAATCCTTTTGCATAGGATTGTATTCCTGCATTCAACTAGTTGTTGGATCAGCTAGGTCATTCTTTCAACTTTTAGATTCCTATGTATTTCATGTCTTGGCCATGCTtgtattgttaaaaaaaaggAGACAACTAGGCAGAAAttaccaaatttcaaaggctggTAGGCAATACTTTTTCTTGTTGATGGTATACAGTGTGTTCTGATACTATAGTTGATGTGATCTGGCTGAAATGTTTTGAGAATGTCTTTGTTGGCTACTCTGGCTAAGATGAGCAGCAAATGACGCCTTATTAATTTTCTTGTCAGCGCACTCTGTGGTTGTTTATTTTTGCCAttcttggtatttttttttagcTTGCTAGCTGATAAATTGGGTAAAATATTCGGTTTCTGCTAGCTGCAGAATACTTCTCGTAATCTTCTGGGCATAGGCTACTACTacaccaaaaatattcagaaacatACTCCAATATTGACAGATATCAATGGTCCACAAATCCTATTGAGTATTTGCAAAAATAATCTATTGCATTCTTCTTAGTTGCTGTTGGAAAACCAAGATGGAGACATCGTGTAAACAAAAATCTTGTTAAATGAAGAGAACATTACCGATATAAGACAAACTTATGAACAAGCAAATACTAGCAGAATGCTCTGAAATTTGTGAAGAACATTCAAAAATTGTTTCGCGGATTTGGTGGATGACCATTAACTTAAAGAAGCAGCTGCAATCAACTTCAGAATTGGGTGTAAATACAAAATCTTCAGGACATTCAATGGAACTTTAGACAAAAACCTCAGGCTAAAAGTGaaacatcaattttttttttttaacattagCATACTAAACTTTAAAATTGCGAATCCGAAATTAATTTTGAAGCAGCTAAACtcacattttttaaatttatttttatgaattatgttttaaataccTTGAACTGAATCCATTTTCTATCCTGATAGTACAATTATTTTAGAAGTCAAACAACTTTTCCTCGGTGTACCATTTTAAAAACATCTTTCAAGTaccttttttaatttaaaaagttgATATATACTATTTGGTATGATAACAAAAAGAGTGACGATTAAAATTGGGAAATTAGAAATAATATATGAACTAATAGTTGAGAAACTTGTATATCTATTTGACCATGTAAATGTAATATAGTtaaaacttaaattaaaataaaataaaaacataatattATTCAAAAAGTAGTTAAGAATCTTGAACGAGATGTCCGAATAACCGttgctttgattttttttgtcaaCCATTTTTCTATAGCATCCATTTATTTGCTGAAAGATCGGAGCTTTCTTGATTCAAACATATGcttgtttattttttcttcacatAATATGCCATTCTTATCCAATTTTCCTACAATTTCTGTCAAAACGGTTTCATCACAATATTGTCTTCTTGTTGCTTATGGGTTTACTTCTCTCTTTCAAATCTCAATTCCATTGGTAATGTATTATTATGTTTTCCTCTTCTTATTCGAGTCTTAATTTTAAGGAATATATCTAAAAGGCTGATTAGAAATTTTTGACATTTTCAACTCAGGTAATGATATTCGTCTTGCTTATAGTTTTTTTGTCATTTGTAACGTGTTGTTGTCTATCCCTCTCCTTCAATTTTGATTATCTACTATAACTGTTAAAAGGATATTCAGAACTTTATGTGTTTACATCGAAATTTCAATGTGTGTTACTTTTAGTTTCAAATGTTTTTGCCTTTGTATATTGCAGTTTACtatcataaatatatatgtgaGTGTGCACGAGTGTATGGTTTATAATGATATCCATGTATGTTGATTGAAATTGCAAAACTTGTGGTTCTTTCATTTCTTTCCCTGTTTGCATTCTCCGTGTGTGTGTATGAGTGCTCGTTCATATTTTTTACGTGCTATTGTGAGCAATCATATAACATTTGACAACATGTATTGTTTTCTGACATGATGAAAATGGTCTAATCTTGATGATGTAAAAGCAACCTTTTATGAATTCCAGAATTAGAGTTGTTGAGGTCATTGTCTGTTGACGTCTAGTTCATTGCAAAATGTCAAGATTGAATAGAAATTCATATGGCTGCGTGCTATGCTCTATGGAAGGATATAAAAGTCTGTGTTTTGTCTTTTCATGTCTTGTTTTGTTATGTTCAAACTGGTGCACAATGCAGCTTCTTTCTAGATTCATTACTTGtacaaaaatttcaagaaaattgaaaacATAACTTTACATTATCTATTTTGATCATTTCCAAACGATTAGCCTTATATTTTCTAGTGTAGCTTTCTCTTGTTATTGgaacaattatatatattctCCAGACCATTGTGCTATTTTTAACTGTTATTATCTAATGAGATTGTGCAGTGCTTTTGTCGATTTGCTTCCATCTTCTCTACCTTTATCAAGATTCAGTAAATATGTCATCCAAAAAATTGCAAGGATCTGAATTCTCTGTGTCATCTGCAGAGCAGCAAGCTAAGGTACGTTTTCACTCTATTCTTCTTTATAATTTCCATTCAGGACCATTTGCATTCTACTGATTCTTGTTGTATACACATTTAACATCTACTTCTCACGTATTATTACAAGAGGTTAGAAATTTGGTGTAGAGGACCTCACAATCATGTACTAGACACAGTTAACATCTGTCATCATTGTTGCAAATAACAAAGAAGATGTCTATTATATAAAGTGTTTTTGCAGCTTGATATGTTCAATGtgtgatgattttttttgtgattCAGATCAATGAGATTAGAAAGCTTATTGGTCCTGCTATTAACAAGTTTCCAGCAATGTGTTCGGATGCATCAATTCTAAGGTTTCTCAGGGCACGAAATTGGCATACAAAAAGGTCAGCCAAGATGCTAAAAGAAGCACTGATATGGAGACTTGAAAACAAACCAGACATGATTCGTTGGGTACGTACTTCATGAGGCGATGTAATCTTGTTTCACATAGAAAACAACATAATTAAGATGTTTATTTTCAAACATCTTTGATAGCTAACAAGAAAGCTTTCTAGATGAATTAGTGTTTATCGAATATTTAATTGCAATACTCAGTGTTTTATAATACTCTATACGTTTGctttgtaagttaaatatgttGATCAACAATttgtgtctaattaggatgaTATTGCTCAACAAGCAGAACCTGCAAATGTTTACATAGCCAACTACTCGGACAAGTATGGAAGGACTGTGCTTGTCATGAAGCCTGGAATACCGGTACATAAATAACGAAATAGTTGTTCAAATTTGCTATTTCTGTCAACTGTGATGTAACTgttgttttccttgttttttTCCCCGATTTCAGAATCCTTACTCAGTAGAGCAACAAATGAGATATCTAGTCTATTGCATGGAGAGTTCAATACTTAGTTTAAAATCGGGGCAGGAGCAAATGGTTTGGTTAATTGACTTTGAAGGGTGGAACATGTCAAGCATATCAGTAAAGGTGACTAGGGAAACAGCACGCGTTCTGCAAGATTGTTACCCAGAGAGGCTAGGTCTTGCAATCCTTTATAATCCACCAAAAGTTTTCGAGTCCTTCTGGATTGTAAGTGCCTCTAACTTGATAAGCTTTTCTCATTTTACAGTTTTTGCTGCACCATAGTATATCAAAATGCTATTTACATTGTGCAGTTAGTAAAACCATTTCTTGAGAAGAGGACATACAAGAAGGTGAAGTTTGTATATCCAAATGATGTACATACTCAAAAAATAATGGAAGATCTGTTTGATATGGACAAGCTTGAATCCTCGTTCGGAGGGAAATGGACACAAAATTTTGACTATGTTGCTTACTCCAAACGCATGAGAGAGGGGGACACGAAGATGACTGATTTTGTTATTTCTGGTGCTCCATTGCCCTCTGATCAATATGTGACAGCTGAGACACGAGAATCCTCAGCACTAGATAATAGTTTCGAGTTATCTGAGGATGGTATATCGTCTACTGATGAAACAACATCCAATTTGGAAAGTTCAGACGAGACTGAAGATTTGCAGATGACCTGTAAAGATGGCATCAAAGTTGATCCAAATGCTACAAAACAGATAAAACAAAGCGACTAGACATGAGACGCAACCTCTTTTTTCCCTTTGCTCTTTCATTATTCTGTATTTCATTGCAAATTGTCTATTATTTAAACATGTTTAATAACTAGTTGTAGTTTTTGGTACATAACTTTTGTGCAGACagattaatataaaatatagtctCAATTTGCTTTTCAACTTTCTTCATGTTCATTCCTTCTCTTTTTCAAATCATGAAACAAAGTGTTCAATTAACAAACTGATCATATATGGATGAATAATTCATACACCCCGAGGACAGGACACTGAGATGATTTAATTTTCACCCTCCTAAAATAAGTAAAACGCACAAGTGAAATGTGATTTACATGTGTTTTAAGTTAACTGGGGTAAATGATGGTTTTGAAGATGACGTTAGCTTAAATcatattttagaaataaaaaatttatgatcGAATAGGATATCAAAAAACACAATCACTTTAGAAAATTGTTAACATTAATCAAGTCGCATTTATAAGTCAAGTTTCAAATATGTGATTACATATCAGATTTCACAAATGTGATTTACTAGTCACACATATGATTTATAAATAGCTACTATTGTATTTCTCCTTTTGATACTCAACACAACAATTATTTAAGATGATCTATTTGGAGTATATATTTGAAAtggtttattattttaattttaatttcaaatagtTTGACGGAGATCTATAATATTATTGAAAGTGACTTTGgataagtaaaatatatttatgaatATAAAGGAAAATATTCTTTAACGATTCGAGCAAACAATCATTAATGTTTATATTATTATACAGACCTTGATCGAACGTTGCTAACATGAGATGCTTTGTGTACATGATAgcccttttattttcttctcattttaatTGGTATTATTAAATAAGTAGTGTATAAAAAAGAAAGTAGCTAAACTACAAGATGCAGAGTCGTATTGTATTTGTCCTGCCATTGGCGAACAAATTTAATGAGTGATGATCATCAAGAGCTACCTCCATTATTAACAAACAAGTAAATCAAATCCCATTTTCT
Proteins encoded in this window:
- the LOC129877241 gene encoding uncharacterized protein LOC129877241: MSSKKLQGSEFSVSSAEQQAKINEIRKLIGPAINKFPAMCSDASILRFLRARNWHTKRSAKMLKEALIWRLENKPDMIRWDDIAQQAEPANVYIANYSDKYGRTVLVMKPGIPNPYSVEQQMRYLVYCMESSILSLKSGQEQMVWLIDFEGWNMSSISVKVTRETARVLQDCYPERLGLAILYNPPKVFESFWILVKPFLEKRTYKKVKFVYPNDVHTQKIMEDLFDMDKLESSFGGKWTQNFDYVAYSKRMREGDTKMTDFVISGAPLPSDQYVTAETRESSALDNSFELSEDGISSTDETTSNLESSDETEDLQMTCKDGIKVDPNATKQIKQSD